In Callospermophilus lateralis isolate mCalLat2 chromosome 4, mCalLat2.hap1, whole genome shotgun sequence, one genomic interval encodes:
- the Slc25a37 gene encoding mitoferrin-1 isoform X2 yields MQSLYPDPKAQYTSIYGALKKIMQTEGFWRPLRGLNVMMTGAGPAHAMYFACYENMKRTLNDVFNHQGNSHLANGIAGSMATLLHDAVMNPAEVVKQRLQMYNSQHQSALSCIRTVWRTEGLGAFYRSYTTQLTMNIPFQSIHFITYEFLQEQVNPRRDYNPQSHIISGGLAGALAAAATTPLDVCKTLLNTQENMALSLANVSGRLSGMVNAFRTVYQLNGLAGYFKGIQARVIYQIPSTAISWSVYEFFKYFLTKRQLETRTPY; encoded by the exons ATGCAGAGTTTGTATCCAGATCCCAAAGCCCAGTACACAAGTATTTACGGAGCCCTCAAGAAAATCATGCAGACGGAAGGCTTTTGGAGGCCCCTGCGGGGCCTCAATGTGATGATGACGGGCGCAGGGCCGGCCCACGCCATGTATTTTGCCTGCTATGAAAACATGAAAAGGACTTTAAATGATGTTTTCAACCACCAAGGAAACAGCCACCTAGCCAATG GGATAGCTGGGAGTATGGCCACCCTGCTCCACGATGCGGTAATGAATCCGGCAGAAG TGGTGAAACAGCGCTTGCAGATGTACAACTCGCAGCACCAGTCAGCCCTCAGCTGCATCCGGACCGTGTGGAGGACCGAGGGGTTGGGGGCCTTCTACCGAAGTTATACCACGCAGCTGACCATGAACATTCCCTTCCAGTCCATCCACTTTATCACCTACGAGTTCCTGCAGGAGCAGGTCAACCCTCGCCGGGACTACAACCCACAGTCGCACATCATCTCAGGAGGGCTGGCCGGGGCCCTGGCTGCGGCCGCCACAACCCCCCTGGACGTCTGTAAGACCCTCCTCAACACGCAGGAGAACATGGCACTCTCCCTGGCCAATGTCAGCGGCCGGCTGTCGGGCATGGTCAATGCCTTCCGGACGGTGTACCAGCTCAACGGGCTGGCAGGCTACTTCAAAGGCATCCAGGCCCGCGTCATCTACCAGATCCCCTCCACTGCCATCTCCTGGTCCGTCTACGAGTTCTTCAAGTACTTCCTCACCAAGCGCCAGCTGGAGACTCGAACTCCGTACTAA
- the Slc25a37 gene encoding mitoferrin-1 isoform X3 yields the protein MATLLHDAVMNPAEVVKQRLQMYNSQHQSALSCIRTVWRTEGLGAFYRSYTTQLTMNIPFQSIHFITYEFLQEQVNPRRDYNPQSHIISGGLAGALAAAATTPLDVCKTLLNTQENMALSLANVSGRLSGMVNAFRTVYQLNGLAGYFKGIQARVIYQIPSTAISWSVYEFFKYFLTKRQLETRTPY from the exons ATGGCCACCCTGCTCCACGATGCGGTAATGAATCCGGCAGAAG TGGTGAAACAGCGCTTGCAGATGTACAACTCGCAGCACCAGTCAGCCCTCAGCTGCATCCGGACCGTGTGGAGGACCGAGGGGTTGGGGGCCTTCTACCGAAGTTATACCACGCAGCTGACCATGAACATTCCCTTCCAGTCCATCCACTTTATCACCTACGAGTTCCTGCAGGAGCAGGTCAACCCTCGCCGGGACTACAACCCACAGTCGCACATCATCTCAGGAGGGCTGGCCGGGGCCCTGGCTGCGGCCGCCACAACCCCCCTGGACGTCTGTAAGACCCTCCTCAACACGCAGGAGAACATGGCACTCTCCCTGGCCAATGTCAGCGGCCGGCTGTCGGGCATGGTCAATGCCTTCCGGACGGTGTACCAGCTCAACGGGCTGGCAGGCTACTTCAAAGGCATCCAGGCCCGCGTCATCTACCAGATCCCCTCCACTGCCATCTCCTGGTCCGTCTACGAGTTCTTCAAGTACTTCCTCACCAAGCGCCAGCTGGAGACTCGAACTCCGTACTAA